From the Ciona intestinalis chromosome 2, KH, whole genome shotgun sequence genome, one window contains:
- the zf(nfx1) gene encoding zinc finger protein (The RefSeq protein has 8 substitutions compared to this genomic sequence): MDHGRARKSAGRGRGFGWESENSRKHLRDYSRASKNTANVTTQQQTNKLASAEQRFQETSKHFAKDAAHLLKQYKEESSSEEDDLDDDGILSKLTQSYKGFEPSNGDKLENLGLTTQYLTECCQSGAITCLVCISSVKRHEQIWSCEKCFAIFHLPCIKQWVLEGVAQTTLLSAEHFPKRDIPWYCPKCRNEYSRSKCPESYYCFCGAVMNPVPDPWNLPHSCGEQCNHLLSQPPCGHKCLLLCHPGPCPPCPQTVKVGCYCGRKIPITRRCGKAGWSCGEKCNKLLSCKRHRCLRTCHSGECDTCGQISEKSCICGKKSGMKPCAEPLWSCGEVCGKQLACGFHHCEKVCHKDGECGDCPRAGVRTCPCGKKKLQGMACTDDVILCEDTCGKNLSCFGNHKCPRRCHFGECGSCPLMAHKPCRCGKREKEVACQKEYTCETRCQKMRACGKHQCRRKCCIGDCPSCEQVCGKSLQCKKHKCQMYCHTGPCYPCPLTSKVTCRCKSTAITVVCGKEKTTRPPRCRKKCVIPPDCHHHSRLPHTCHFGDCPRCKQICKQQLECGHICPGVCHDKVVVKNEIKAAAPWEQPQREYIIKKLPCPPCLEPMSAICQGGHETSQFPCHELKAYSCGRLCGRKLACGNHTCALQCHVVEDAPDTEKAGTNCAACEEACSKPRPDGCDHECVSPCHTEDCPPCRKRLRMRCHCGMVLLKHLCCDWAGKSDEEKERMQSCGNHCPKLIEKCGHPCKMQCHPGQCTSAEQCQKKVAKRCPCKRRKKDVLCSLVDMKEHFVECDDMCLSIKAAKETDRRQLEQKKKEAEERKQQEEVERFERKIHRRSRIRKNDNSTDEDEGNRQGILTKIFSSSLTRVTALLVFVISVIVYTYINTQI, translated from the exons ATGGACCATGGCAGAGCACGAAAGAGTGCGGGTAGAGGAAGAGGGTTTGGATGGGAGAGTGAGAACTCGCGGAAACACCTTCGCGATTACAGCAGAGCTTCGAAAAACACAGCAAACGTAACAA CACAGCAACAGACAAACAAACTTGCATCAGCGGAACAAAGATTTCAAGAAACATCCAAACACTTTGCGAAG GATGCCGCTCACCtacttaaacaatataaagaaGAATCTTCGTCTGAAGAAGATGACCTTGATGATGATGGAATACTTTCCAAGCTCACACAATCCTATAAAG gTTTTGAGTTAAGCAATGGTGACAAGCTGGAAAACTTGGGTTTGACTACACAATATTTAACGGAATGTTGTCAATCTGGTGCTATAACCTGCCTTGTGTGCATTTCCAGTGTTAAGAGACATGAGCag ATTTGGAGCTGTGAGAAGTGTTTTGCGATTTTCCATCTTCCCTGTATAAAGCAATGGGTATTGGAAGGGGTGGCACAAACTACATTATTGTCAGCTGAACATTTCCCAAAAAGAGACATTCCTTGGTACTGCCCAAAATGCAG AAATGAATATTCACGATCAAAATGCCCAGAAAACTATTACTGCTTCTGTGGGGCAGTAATGGATCCGGTACCTGACCCATGGAATTTACCCCATTCGTGCGGTGAACAGTGCAATCACTTGCTCTCTCAACCACCGTGTGGCCATAAATGTCTTTTACTTTGCCATCCAG GTCCATGCCCACCTTGTCCCCAAACTGTGAAAGTTGGTTGTTATTGTGGTCGAAAAATACCAATCACACGGAGATGCGGTAAAGCCGGTTGGTCCTGTGGAGAAAAATGCAATAAACTACTTTCTTGTAAAAGACACAGATGCTtg CGTACATGCCACAGTGGAGAATGCGACACATGTGGTCAAATAAGTGAAAAATCATGCATTTGTGGGAAGAAAAGTGGAATGAAACCTTGTGCTGAACCTTTGTGGAGTTGTGGGGAAGTTTGTGGAAAACAATTAGCATGTGGATTCCATCACTGTGAGAAG GTGTGCCATAAAGATGGCGAATGCGGTGATTGTCCACGTGCTGGGGTGCGAACTTGTCCCTGTGGTAAGAAGAAGCTACAAGGAATGGCATGTACAGATGATGTTATTTTGTGTGAAGACACATGTGGAAAAAATCTCAGTTGTTTTGGAAATCACAAATGCCCAAGAAGATGCCATTTTGGAGAATGTGGATCG tgTCCCCTTATGGCTCACAAACCTTGCCGTTGTGGCAAACGAGAAAAAGAGGTAGCATGTCAGAAGGAATACACTTGTGAAACGAGATGTCAGAAAATGCGAGCTTGTGGAAAGCATCAGTGCAGAAGAAAG TGTTGTATTGGCGATTGTCCCAGCTGCGAACAAGTGTGTGGAAAAAGTCTACAATGCAAGAAACACAAGTGTCAGATGTATTGCCACACAG GTCCATGTTACCCATGCCCCCTTACTTCTAAGGTAACATGTAGATGCAAATCAACAGCTATTACTGTAGTTTGTGGGAAAGAAAAGACCACTAGACCTccaag ATGTCGAAAAAAATGTGTCATTCCACCAGATTGCCACCACCACAGCAGGCTACCGCATACGTGCCATTTTGGTGACTGCCCAAGATGCAAACAG ATCTGTAAGCAGCAATTGGAATGTGGTCACATCTGCCCTGGTGTTTGTCACGATAAAGTTGTTGTCAAAAATGAG ATCAAAGCTGCAGCACCATGGGAGCAGCCACAAAGAGAATATATCATCAAAAAACTCCCGTGCCCTCCCTGCCTTGAACCTATGTCTGCAATATGCCAGGGTGGCCACGAAACTTCCCAGTTTCCTTGTCATGAATTAAAGGCTTACAGCTGTGGTCGATTGTGTGGCAGGAAACTTGCTTGTGGAAATCACACTTGTGCTCTACAGTGCCACGTTGTGGAAGATGCACCAGACACAGAAAAG GCTGGCACCAACTGTGCTGCTTGCGAAGAAGCTTGTTCGAAACCCCGTCCTGATGGTTGTGACCATGAGTGCGTGTCTCCATGCCATACTGAAGATTGTCCACCTTGCAGGAAACGACTTCGTATGCGATGTCACTGTGGAATGGTTCTTCTTAAGCATCTGTGCTG TGATTGGGCTGGAAAAAGTGATAAAGAGAAAGAGAGAATGCAATCTTGTGGCAACCACTGTCCGAAGCTTATTGAAAAGTGTGGCCACCCATGTAAGATGCAATGTCACCCCGGACAATGTACTTCTGCTGAACAATGTCAGAAAAAAGTGGCCAAACGATGTCCTTGCAAACGtagaaaaaaa GATGTGCTTTGTTCACTTGTAGACATGAAAGAACATCTTGTTGAATGTGATGATATGTGCCTAAGCATCAAAGCTGCAAAAGAAACT GAGAGGAGACAATTGGAGCAAAAAAAGAAGGAAGAAGAAGAGCGGAAACAACAGGAAGAAGTAGAAAGATTTGAGAGGAAAATTCACAGAAGATCTCGTATTCGGAAGAATGATAACTCTGCTGATGAAGATGAGGGAAACAGACAGGGAATTTTAACTAAGATCTTTTCGAGTTCATTAACACGTGTTACTGCTCTGTTGGTGTTTGTAATATCTGTAATCGTGTATACATACATTAATACGCAAATCTag
- the zf(nfx1) gene encoding zinc finger protein isoform X1, translating to MDHGRARKSAGRGRGFGWESENSRKHLRDYSRASKNTANVTTQQQTNKLASAEQRFQETSKHFAKDAAHLLKQYKEESSSEEDDLDDDGILSKLTQSYKGFELSNGDKLENLGLTTQYLTECCQSGAITCLVCISSVKRHEQIWSCEKCFAIFHLPCIKQWVLEGVAQTTLLSAEHFPKRDIPWYCPKCRNEYSRSKCPENYYCFCGAVMDPVPDPWNLPHSCGEQCNHLLSQPPCGHKCLLLCHPGPCPPCPQTVKVGCYCGRKIPITRRCGKAGWSCGEKCNKLLSCKRHRCLRTCHSGECDTCGQISEKSCICGKKSGMKPCAEPLWSCGEVCGKQLACGFHHCEKVCHKDGECGDCPRAGVRTCPCGKKKLQGMACTDDVILCEDTCGKNLSCFGNHKCPRRCHFGECGSCPLMAHKPCRCGKREKEVACQKEYTCETRCQKMRACGKHQCRRKCCIGDCPSCEQVCGKSLQCKKHKCQMYCHTGPCYPCPLTSKVTCRCKSTAITVVCGKEKTTRPPRCRKKCVIPPDCHHHSRLPHTCHFGDCPRCKQICKQQLECGHICPGVCHDKVVVKNEIKAAAPWEQPQREYIIKKLPCPPCLEPMSAICQGGHETSQFPCHELKAYSCGRLCGRKLACGNHTCALQCHVVEDAPDTEKAGTNCAACEEACSKPRPDGCDHECVSPCHTEDCPPCRKRLRMRCHCGMVLLKHLCCDWAGKSDKEKERMQSCGNHCPKLIEKCGHPCKMQCHPGQCTSAEQCQKKVAKRCPCKRRKKDVLCSLVDMKEHLVECDDMCLSIKAAKETERRQLEQKKKEEEERKQQEEVERFERKIHRRSRIRKNDNSADEDEGNRQGILTKIFSSSLTRVTALLVFVISVIVYTYINTQI from the exons ATGGACCATGGCAGAGCACGAAAGAGTGCGGGTAGAGGAAGAGGGTTTGGATGGGAGAGTGAGAACTCGCGGAAACACCTTCGCGATTACAGCAGAGCTTCGAAAAACACAGCAAACGTAACAA CACAGCAACAGACAAACAAACTTGCATCAGCGGAACAAAGATTTCAAGAAACATCCAAACACTTTGCGAAG GATGCCGCTCACCtacttaaacaatataaagaaGAATCTTCGTCTGAAGAAGATGACCTTGATGATGATGGAATACTTTCCAAGCTCACACAATCCTATAAAG gTTTTGAGTTAAGCAATGGTGACAAGCTGGAAAACTTGGGTTTGACTACACAATATTTAACGGAATGTTGTCAATCTGGTGCTATAACCTGCCTTGTGTGCATTTCCAGTGTTAAGAGACATGAGCag ATTTGGAGCTGTGAGAAGTGTTTTGCGATTTTCCATCTTCCCTGTATAAAGCAATGGGTATTGGAAGGGGTGGCACAAACTACATTATTGTCAGCTGAACATTTCCCAAAAAGAGACATTCCTTGGTACTGCCCAAAATGCAG AAATGAATATTCACGATCAAAATGCCCAGAAAACTATTACTGCTTCTGTGGGGCAGTAATGGATCCGGTACCTGACCCATGGAATTTACCCCATTCGTGCGGTGAACAGTGCAATCACTTGCTCTCTCAACCACCGTGTGGCCATAAATGTCTTTTACTTTGCCATCCAG GTCCATGCCCACCTTGTCCCCAAACTGTGAAAGTTGGTTGTTATTGTGGTCGAAAAATACCAATCACACGGAGATGCGGTAAAGCCGGTTGGTCCTGTGGAGAAAAATGCAATAAACTACTTTCTTGTAAAAGACACAGATGCTtg CGTACATGCCACAGTGGAGAATGCGACACATGTGGTCAAATAAGTGAAAAATCATGCATTTGTGGGAAGAAAAGTGGAATGAAACCTTGTGCTGAACCTTTGTGGAGTTGTGGGGAAGTTTGTGGAAAACAATTAGCATGTGGATTCCATCACTGTGAGAAG GTGTGCCATAAAGATGGCGAATGCGGTGATTGTCCACGTGCTGGGGTGCGAACTTGTCCCTGTGGTAAGAAGAAGCTACAAGGAATGGCATGTACAGATGATGTTATTTTGTGTGAAGACACATGTGGAAAAAATCTCAGTTGTTTTGGAAATCACAAATGCCCAAGAAGATGCCATTTTGGAGAATGTGGATCG tgTCCCCTTATGGCTCACAAACCTTGCCGTTGTGGCAAACGAGAAAAAGAGGTAGCATGTCAGAAGGAATACACTTGTGAAACGAGATGTCAGAAAATGCGAGCTTGTGGAAAGCATCAGTGCAGAAGAAAG TGTTGTATTGGCGATTGTCCCAGCTGCGAACAAGTGTGTGGAAAAAGTCTACAATGCAAGAAACACAAGTGTCAGATGTATTGCCACACAG GTCCATGTTACCCATGCCCCCTTACTTCTAAGGTAACATGTAGATGCAAATCAACAGCTATTACTGTAGTTTGTGGGAAAGAAAAGACCACTAGACCTccaag ATGTCGAAAAAAATGTGTCATTCCACCAGATTGCCACCACCACAGCAGGCTACCGCATACGTGCCATTTTGGTGACTGCCCAAGATGCAAACAG ATCTGTAAGCAGCAATTGGAATGTGGTCACATCTGCCCTGGTGTTTGTCACGATAAAGTTGTTGTCAAAAATGAG ATCAAAGCTGCAGCACCATGGGAGCAGCCACAAAGAGAATATATCATCAAAAAACTCCCGTGCCCTCCCTGCCTTGAACCTATGTCTGCAATATGCCAGGGTGGCCACGAAACTTCCCAGTTTCCTTGTCATGAATTAAAGGCTTACAGCTGTGGTCGATTGTGTGGCAGGAAACTTGCTTGTGGAAATCACACTTGTGCTCTACAGTGCCACGTTGTGGAAGATGCACCAGACACAGAAAAG GCTGGCACCAACTGTGCTGCTTGCGAAGAAGCTTGTTCGAAACCCCGTCCTGATGGTTGTGACCATGAGTGCGTGTCTCCATGCCATACTGAAGATTGTCCACCTTGCAGGAAACGACTTCGTATGCGATGTCACTGTGGAATGGTTCTTCTTAAGCATCTGTGCTG TGATTGGGCTGGAAAAAGTGATAAAGAGAAAGAGAGAATGCAATCTTGTGGCAACCACTGTCCGAAGCTTATTGAAAAGTGTGGCCACCCATGTAAGATGCAATGTCACCCCGGACAATGTACTTCTGCTGAACAATGTCAGAAAAAAGTGGCCAAACGATGTCCTTGCAAACGtagaaaaaaa GATGTGCTTTGTTCACTTGTAGACATGAAAGAACATCTTGTTGAATGTGATGATATGTGCCTAAGCATCAAAGCTGCAAAAGAAACT GAGAGGAGACAATTGGAGCAAAAAAAGAAGGAAGAAGAAGAGCGGAAACAACAGGAAGAAGTAGAAAGATTTGAGAGGAAAATTCACAGAAGATCTCGTATTCGGAAGAATGATAACTCTGCTGATGAAGATGAGGGAAACAGACAGGGAATTTTAACTAAGATCTTTTCGAGTTCATTAACACGTGTTACTGCTCTGTTGGTGTTTGTAATATCTGTAATCGTGTATACATACATTAATACGCAAATCTag